Proteins encoded by one window of Channa argus isolate prfri chromosome 1, Channa argus male v1.0, whole genome shotgun sequence:
- the LOC137135969 gene encoding E3 ubiquitin-protein ligase TRIM8-like isoform X2: MDESWKNCFEEELLCPICLNVFDEPIQLPCKHNFCKGCISEAWAKDNTAVRCPECNHDYDQKPTLEKNFKLANIVKRFNALNTEKVPAVLHCILCRRGPPLPVRKVCLRCKEPCCQTHIQTHLQQPCAAPGHLLVDVEELSSWTCPSHEEYRLFHCEEEQVALCPFCCISRCASQRHTVRDVDTQGIQMQSMLMRTQDRLEGRVQNVDEQLSKLESDNTLMKDAVSELKEHVKAQYQRMHALLEANQAETVQVLERTYTMYARKNSKQVLQLNERRQEAEKLLSSMQTFFQRTDSISFMKNTKPYQLLIDRSNSYLSSAIPPLKLGKLSSHHLISELSTREKNLRKMVEEPFNEAPILEIVQSHSSSARSHTETSSGLQKRKYGMAFLDSNTENSTSQDAPPLLYSSKKPFLPDQSHHSSSMYSSEGLPQNPHAGSGHSGLLENTAHHMVDLGTSSSHHSGNIFPSSHFSTGGASQQAMYEGRKVLMCTLNNCCCSRPPPARARPPYPASDSFPSITSQEFPPHAPLSASQPLHHFPIRGLMDASQTARHHDYYALFGQPSSKHYGTKQ; the protein is encoded by the exons ATGGATGAAAGCTGGAAAAACTGCTTCGAAGAGGAGCTTCTGTGTCCCATTTGCCTGAATGTTTTTGATGAACCCATCCAGCTGCCGTGCAAGCACAACTTCTGCAAGGGTTGCATCTCTGAAGCCTGGGCCAAAGACAACACTGCGGTCCGCTGTCCTGAGTGCAACCACGACTACGACCAGAAACCCACACTGGAGAAGAACTTTAAGCTGGCTAATATAGTGAAGCGCTTTAATGCGTTGAACACTGAGAAAGTCCCTGCCGTGCTGCACTGTATCCTCTGCAGACGGGGCCCCCCGCTACCTGTGCGGAAGGTCTGTCTGCGCTGTAAGGAGCCCTGCTGCCAAACGCATATCCAGACGCACCTACAGCAGCCGTGTGCAGCCCCGGGCCACCTGTTAGTTGATGTTGAGGAGCTGAGCTCTTGGACCTGTCCCAGTCATGAGGAGTACAGGCTGTTCCACTGCGAGGAGGAGCAAGTGGCCCTGTGTCCATTCTGCTGCATCTCTCGCTGCGCTAGCCAAAGACACACAGTCCGTGACGTGGATACACAAGGCATACAAATGCAG AGCATGCTAATGAGGACGCAAGACAGACTAGAGGGTCGTGTTCAGAACGTTGATGAGCAGCTTAGCAAGCTGGAGTCAGACAACACACTGATGAAG GATGCAGTTTCTGAGCTAAAGGAGCATGTGAAAGCCCAGTATCAAAGGATGCATGCGCTTCTAGAAGCAAACCAGGCTGAGACCGTGCAGGTGTTGGAGCGCACCTACACCATGTACGCGAGGAAAAACTCTAAGCAGGTTCTGCAGCTGAATGAGAGACGTCAAGAAGCAGAAAAACTCCTGAGCTCAATGCAAACATTCTTCCAAAGAACAGACAGCATTAGCTTCATGAAG AATACAAAACCGTATCAGCTACTAATAGACAG gtcaaACTCATACCTGAGTAGTGCCATCCCTCCACTCAAATTGGGCAAACTCAGCTCTCATCATTTGATATCTGAACTCTCAACAAGAGAGAAGAACCTACGGAAAATGGTAgaag AACCGTTCAACGAGGCGCCCATCCTTGAGATTGTCCAATctcacagcagctctgctaggTCTCATACTGAGACCAGTTCAGGACTACAGAAGAGGAAATATGGCATGGCCTTCCTtgacagtaacacagaaaactCCACCTCCCAGGATGCCCCACCATTGCTCTATAGCAGTAAAAAACCCTTTCTGCCTGATCAGAGCCATCATTCTTCATCCATGTACTCGTCTGAAGGCCTCCCCCAGAATCCACACGCTGGCTCTGGCCATAGTGGGCTCCTTGAAAATACAGCTCACCATATGGTGGATCTAGGAACCAGCTCCAGCCACCACTCAGGGAACATATTCCCCTCCTCGCACTTCTCCACGGGAGGTGCCTCGCAACAAGCCATGTACGAAGGGAGGAAAGTACTGATGTGCACTCTAAataactgctgctgctctcgGCCCCCACCTGCTCGTGCCAGGCCTCCCTACCCAGCCTCAGACTCCTTCCCTTCCATAACCTCTCAGGAGTTTCCCCCACACGCCCCATTATCCGCAAGCCAGCCACTGCATCATTTTCCCATAAGGGGACTGATGGATGCCTCACAGACGGCCAGACACCATGACTATTACGCGCTGTTCGGCCAGCCTTCATCCAAGCATTATGGGACCAAGCAATAA
- the LOC137135969 gene encoding E3 ubiquitin-protein ligase TRIM8-like isoform X1: protein MEKKYTGLDPAEVMDESWKNCFEEELLCPICLNVFDEPIQLPCKHNFCKGCISEAWAKDNTAVRCPECNHDYDQKPTLEKNFKLANIVKRFNALNTEKVPAVLHCILCRRGPPLPVRKVCLRCKEPCCQTHIQTHLQQPCAAPGHLLVDVEELSSWTCPSHEEYRLFHCEEEQVALCPFCCISRCASQRHTVRDVDTQGIQMQSMLMRTQDRLEGRVQNVDEQLSKLESDNTLMKDAVSELKEHVKAQYQRMHALLEANQAETVQVLERTYTMYARKNSKQVLQLNERRQEAEKLLSSMQTFFQRTDSISFMKNTKPYQLLIDRSNSYLSSAIPPLKLGKLSSHHLISELSTREKNLRKMVEEPFNEAPILEIVQSHSSSARSHTETSSGLQKRKYGMAFLDSNTENSTSQDAPPLLYSSKKPFLPDQSHHSSSMYSSEGLPQNPHAGSGHSGLLENTAHHMVDLGTSSSHHSGNIFPSSHFSTGGASQQAMYEGRKVLMCTLNNCCCSRPPPARARPPYPASDSFPSITSQEFPPHAPLSASQPLHHFPIRGLMDASQTARHHDYYALFGQPSSKHYGTKQ from the exons ATGGAAAAGAAATA CACCGGTTTGGATCCAGCTGAAGTCATGGATGAAAGCTGGAAAAACTGCTTCGAAGAGGAGCTTCTGTGTCCCATTTGCCTGAATGTTTTTGATGAACCCATCCAGCTGCCGTGCAAGCACAACTTCTGCAAGGGTTGCATCTCTGAAGCCTGGGCCAAAGACAACACTGCGGTCCGCTGTCCTGAGTGCAACCACGACTACGACCAGAAACCCACACTGGAGAAGAACTTTAAGCTGGCTAATATAGTGAAGCGCTTTAATGCGTTGAACACTGAGAAAGTCCCTGCCGTGCTGCACTGTATCCTCTGCAGACGGGGCCCCCCGCTACCTGTGCGGAAGGTCTGTCTGCGCTGTAAGGAGCCCTGCTGCCAAACGCATATCCAGACGCACCTACAGCAGCCGTGTGCAGCCCCGGGCCACCTGTTAGTTGATGTTGAGGAGCTGAGCTCTTGGACCTGTCCCAGTCATGAGGAGTACAGGCTGTTCCACTGCGAGGAGGAGCAAGTGGCCCTGTGTCCATTCTGCTGCATCTCTCGCTGCGCTAGCCAAAGACACACAGTCCGTGACGTGGATACACAAGGCATACAAATGCAG AGCATGCTAATGAGGACGCAAGACAGACTAGAGGGTCGTGTTCAGAACGTTGATGAGCAGCTTAGCAAGCTGGAGTCAGACAACACACTGATGAAG GATGCAGTTTCTGAGCTAAAGGAGCATGTGAAAGCCCAGTATCAAAGGATGCATGCGCTTCTAGAAGCAAACCAGGCTGAGACCGTGCAGGTGTTGGAGCGCACCTACACCATGTACGCGAGGAAAAACTCTAAGCAGGTTCTGCAGCTGAATGAGAGACGTCAAGAAGCAGAAAAACTCCTGAGCTCAATGCAAACATTCTTCCAAAGAACAGACAGCATTAGCTTCATGAAG AATACAAAACCGTATCAGCTACTAATAGACAG gtcaaACTCATACCTGAGTAGTGCCATCCCTCCACTCAAATTGGGCAAACTCAGCTCTCATCATTTGATATCTGAACTCTCAACAAGAGAGAAGAACCTACGGAAAATGGTAgaag AACCGTTCAACGAGGCGCCCATCCTTGAGATTGTCCAATctcacagcagctctgctaggTCTCATACTGAGACCAGTTCAGGACTACAGAAGAGGAAATATGGCATGGCCTTCCTtgacagtaacacagaaaactCCACCTCCCAGGATGCCCCACCATTGCTCTATAGCAGTAAAAAACCCTTTCTGCCTGATCAGAGCCATCATTCTTCATCCATGTACTCGTCTGAAGGCCTCCCCCAGAATCCACACGCTGGCTCTGGCCATAGTGGGCTCCTTGAAAATACAGCTCACCATATGGTGGATCTAGGAACCAGCTCCAGCCACCACTCAGGGAACATATTCCCCTCCTCGCACTTCTCCACGGGAGGTGCCTCGCAACAAGCCATGTACGAAGGGAGGAAAGTACTGATGTGCACTCTAAataactgctgctgctctcgGCCCCCACCTGCTCGTGCCAGGCCTCCCTACCCAGCCTCAGACTCCTTCCCTTCCATAACCTCTCAGGAGTTTCCCCCACACGCCCCATTATCCGCAAGCCAGCCACTGCATCATTTTCCCATAAGGGGACTGATGGATGCCTCACAGACGGCCAGACACCATGACTATTACGCGCTGTTCGGCCAGCCTTCATCCAAGCATTATGGGACCAAGCAATAA
- the sufu gene encoding suppressor of fused homolog isoform X1: MDKVRPTSGAQAHGLFPPGLQAIYGECRRLYPEQANPLQVTAIVKYWLGGPDPLDYISMYRNMGCPAQDIQEHWHYVSFGLSDLYGDNRVHEFTGPDGPSGFGFELTFRLKREMGETAPPTWPAELMQGLARYVFQSENTFCSGDHVSWHNPLDNSESRIQHMLLTEDPQMQPIQTPFGSVSFLQIVGVCTEELQAAQQWNGQGILELMRGVRVAGGPWLITDMRRGETIFDIDPHLQQERVDQGIETEGSNLSGVSAKCVWDDLSHPPEDEEDSRSICIGSQPRRLSDKDTEQIRETLRKGLEFNSKAALPPINSQKQSHETSHSRKDSLESESSAAIVPHELVRTRQLESVHLKFNQESGTLLPLCLRGRLLHGRHFTYKSINGDTAITFVSTGVEGAFATEEHPYAAHGPWLQILLTEEFVEQMLGDLQELSTREETKLPKEYSWPEKKLKISVLPDCVFDNPLQ; this comes from the exons ATGGATAAGGTACGGCCTACCAGTGGTGCTCAAGCCCATGGGCTGTTTCCTCCTGGACTCCAGGCTATCTACGGGGAATGTCGGCGACTTTATCCCGAGCAGGCTAACCCGCTTCAAGTTACAGCCATTGTTAAATATTG GTTAGGGGGGCCCGACCCATTAGACTACATTAGTATGTATAGGAATATGGGCTGTCCAGCTCAGGACATCCAGGAGCATTGGCACTATGTCAGCTTTGGGCTGAGTGACCTGTATGGGGATAACAGGGTTCATGA ATTCACAGGGCCTGATGGACCCAGTGGGTTTGGTTTTGAGCTCACGTTTAGACTTAAAAGAGAGATGGGAGAGACAGCACCACCAACTTGGCCAGCTGAACTCATGCAAGGCTTGGCTCGCTATGTGTTCCAGTCAG aaaacacattttgtagtGGCGACCATGTATCATGGCACAATCCACTAGACAATAGTGAATCTCGTATCCAGCATATGTTGCTTACAGAGGACCCACAGATGCAACCAATTCAGACACCTTTTGGTTCAGTGAGCTTTCTCCAG ATTGTAGGTGTTTGTACAGAGGAGCTCCAAGCAGCCCAGCAGTGGAATGGCCAAGGCATCTTGGAGCTGATGCGTGGAGTGAGAGT AGCTGGTGGGCCTTGGCTAATCACAGAcatgaggagaggagagactATTTTTGACATTGACCCACACCTACAA CAGGAGAGAGTTGACCAGGGTATAGAGACGGAAGGCTCTAACCTAAGTGGGGTCAGTGCCAAGTGTGTGTGGGATGATCTGAGTCACCCAccagaggatgaggaggacagCCGATCCATCTGCATTGGATCCCAACCACGCAGGCTCTCAGACAAAG ATACTGAGCAGATCAGGGAGACCCTGAGAAAAGGACTGGAGTTTAACAGCAAAGCAGCACTACCACCCATCAACAGCCAGAAGCAGAGCCACGAGACCTCTCA TAGTCGGAAGGACAGTTTGGAGAGTGAGAGTTCAGCGGCCATTGTTCCACATGAGTTGGTCCGAACACGTCAGTTAGAGAGTGTCCATCTGAAGTTCAACCAAGAGTCGGGCACGCTTCTGCCACTCTGCCTGAG AGGCCGGCTGCTTCATGGGAGACACTTTACTTACAAAAGTATAAATGGAGACACAGCCATTACATTTGTGTCTACAGGAGTTGAAGGAGCTTTTGCCACAGAAGAGCATCCGTATGCAGCTCATGGACCATGGCTTCAG ATACTGTTGACTGAAGAGTTTGTCGAACAGATGCTTGGGGATTTACAGGAACTTAGCACTCGTGaggag aCAAAACTACCAAAAGAGTACAGTTGGCCAGAAAAGAAGCTTAAAATCTCTGTCCTACCAGACTGTGTGTTTGATAATCCACTCCAATGA
- the sufu gene encoding suppressor of fused homolog isoform X2: MDKVRPTSGAQAHGLFPPGLQAIYGECRRLYPEQANPLQVTAIVKYWLGGPDPLDYISMYRNMGCPAQDIQEHWHYVSFGLSDLYGDNRVHEFTGPDGPSGFGFELTFRLKREMGETAPPTWPAELMQGLARYVFQSENTFCSGDHVSWHNPLDNSESRIQHMLLTEDPQMQPIQTPFGSVSFLQIVGVCTEELQAAQQWNGQGILELMRGVRVAGGPWLITDMRRGETIFDIDPHLQERVDQGIETEGSNLSGVSAKCVWDDLSHPPEDEEDSRSICIGSQPRRLSDKDTEQIRETLRKGLEFNSKAALPPINSQKQSHETSHSRKDSLESESSAAIVPHELVRTRQLESVHLKFNQESGTLLPLCLRGRLLHGRHFTYKSINGDTAITFVSTGVEGAFATEEHPYAAHGPWLQILLTEEFVEQMLGDLQELSTREETKLPKEYSWPEKKLKISVLPDCVFDNPLQ, translated from the exons ATGGATAAGGTACGGCCTACCAGTGGTGCTCAAGCCCATGGGCTGTTTCCTCCTGGACTCCAGGCTATCTACGGGGAATGTCGGCGACTTTATCCCGAGCAGGCTAACCCGCTTCAAGTTACAGCCATTGTTAAATATTG GTTAGGGGGGCCCGACCCATTAGACTACATTAGTATGTATAGGAATATGGGCTGTCCAGCTCAGGACATCCAGGAGCATTGGCACTATGTCAGCTTTGGGCTGAGTGACCTGTATGGGGATAACAGGGTTCATGA ATTCACAGGGCCTGATGGACCCAGTGGGTTTGGTTTTGAGCTCACGTTTAGACTTAAAAGAGAGATGGGAGAGACAGCACCACCAACTTGGCCAGCTGAACTCATGCAAGGCTTGGCTCGCTATGTGTTCCAGTCAG aaaacacattttgtagtGGCGACCATGTATCATGGCACAATCCACTAGACAATAGTGAATCTCGTATCCAGCATATGTTGCTTACAGAGGACCCACAGATGCAACCAATTCAGACACCTTTTGGTTCAGTGAGCTTTCTCCAG ATTGTAGGTGTTTGTACAGAGGAGCTCCAAGCAGCCCAGCAGTGGAATGGCCAAGGCATCTTGGAGCTGATGCGTGGAGTGAGAGT AGCTGGTGGGCCTTGGCTAATCACAGAcatgaggagaggagagactATTTTTGACATTGACCCACACCTACAA GAGAGAGTTGACCAGGGTATAGAGACGGAAGGCTCTAACCTAAGTGGGGTCAGTGCCAAGTGTGTGTGGGATGATCTGAGTCACCCAccagaggatgaggaggacagCCGATCCATCTGCATTGGATCCCAACCACGCAGGCTCTCAGACAAAG ATACTGAGCAGATCAGGGAGACCCTGAGAAAAGGACTGGAGTTTAACAGCAAAGCAGCACTACCACCCATCAACAGCCAGAAGCAGAGCCACGAGACCTCTCA TAGTCGGAAGGACAGTTTGGAGAGTGAGAGTTCAGCGGCCATTGTTCCACATGAGTTGGTCCGAACACGTCAGTTAGAGAGTGTCCATCTGAAGTTCAACCAAGAGTCGGGCACGCTTCTGCCACTCTGCCTGAG AGGCCGGCTGCTTCATGGGAGACACTTTACTTACAAAAGTATAAATGGAGACACAGCCATTACATTTGTGTCTACAGGAGTTGAAGGAGCTTTTGCCACAGAAGAGCATCCGTATGCAGCTCATGGACCATGGCTTCAG ATACTGTTGACTGAAGAGTTTGTCGAACAGATGCTTGGGGATTTACAGGAACTTAGCACTCGTGaggag aCAAAACTACCAAAAGAGTACAGTTGGCCAGAAAAGAAGCTTAAAATCTCTGTCCTACCAGACTGTGTGTTTGATAATCCACTCCAATGA
- the mettl18 gene encoding histidine protein methyltransferase 1 homolog yields the protein MSFCFNFDVPAQTTHTGNIDGNYSQGGEKDSAAQSTDDTTKPAEPVKEAKKHLPPSDLQFLPVDAVFETVSIGTLPPLHFLNETVFEKTASEREDWERIFSLSAEQKSDLISGVYEGGLKVWECTYDLLELIEKQEATFGGKAVLDLGCGAGLLGILALKRRARQVHFQDYNSTVIEQLTVPNVILNCQTDDEADSKNDKEGRGKGKTEKEADCEMTKDREELTDCSPPPKKRAVDLSQHPLLPKCCFFSGDWSTFLALVLQTDPPPKYDIIFTSETIYNTAYYSVLHETLHKLLAPDGLVYLATKSHYFGVGGGLHLFKNFVEQKGIFSVDHLWDGEEGLQRHIVALRFKTAKGS from the exons atgtcattttgttttaattttgatgttCCAGCACAAACTACACACACGGGCAACATTGATGGAAATTATTCCCAAGGTGGAGAGAAAGACAGTGCTGCTCAATCT acagATGACACTACTAAACCAGCAGAGCCAGTAAAAGAGGCCAAAAAGCACCttccaccatctgaccttcagTTCCTGCCAGTGGATGCTGTCTTTGAAACAGTTTCTATCGGAACCCTTCCTCCTCTCCACTTCCTCAATGAGACCGTTTTTGAGAAGACAGCCTCTGAGAGGGAGGATTGGGAGAGaattttctccctctctgctgagCAGAAGTCTGATCTCATCTCTGGCGTGTATGAGGGAGGGCTGAAGGTGTGGGAGTGCACTTATGACCTTCTGGAGCTGATTGAGAAACAGGAAGCGACCTTTGGGGGGAAGGCAGTTTTAGATTTGGGCTGTGGTGCTGGGTTGTTGGGAATATTGGCCCTAAAGAGACGAGCCAGGCAAGTCCACTTTCAAGATTATAACAGTACTGTTATTGAACAGCTAACAGTGCCAAATGTAATATTAAACTGCCAAACCGATGATGAAGCAGacagtaaaaatgacaaagaagggaggggaaagggaaaaacagagaaGGAAGCTGATTGTGAAATGAcgaaagacagagaggagttAACAGATTGCAGCCCACCTCCCAAGAAAAGAGCCGTAGACCTATCCCAGCACCCATTACTACCcaagtgttgttttttctcaGGTGACTGGAGCACTTTTCTTGCTTTGGTTCTACAGACAGATCCACCACCAAAATATGATATTATATTTACCTCAGAAACCATCTACAACACAGCTTACTACTCTGTGCTACATGAGACCCTCCACAAACTGCTGGCACCAGATGGACTTGTCTACCTGGCCACCAAATCCCATTACTTTGGAGTAGGTGGTGGACTACACCTGTTTAAGAATTTTGTGGAGCAGAAGGGTATTTTCTCTGTGGATCACCTGTGGGATGGGGAAGAGGGACTTCAGAGGCATATAGTAGCCCTTCGTTTTAAAACAGCAAAGGGCTCCTGA